One genomic segment of Patescibacteria group bacterium includes these proteins:
- a CDS encoding 30S ribosomal protein S6: protein MVGFEPMAEIKESEKSDSPSEDEDKVYELSYHLLPDIKENDIESEVATIKSVIEKNGGSFITEEAPKKIELAYTITQSEASKKKRFNNAHFGWLKFETSADAIVNIKEVLDKNRSIIRFLIINTVKESTLAPQRVLLERVAVETPKKVTTPIKKNEQAKEKKTPISDEELDRTIEELVVE from the coding sequence ATGGTAGGCTTTGAGCCAATGGCAGAAATAAAAGAATCAGAAAAATCAGATAGCCCGTCAGAGGATGAGGACAAAGTATACGAGCTTAGCTATCACCTTTTGCCTGATATTAAAGAAAATGATATTGAGTCGGAGGTTGCCACTATTAAATCCGTTATAGAAAAAAATGGAGGTAGTTTTATTACAGAAGAAGCACCCAAAAAAATAGAGCTTGCCTATACCATTACTCAGTCTGAAGCAAGTAAAAAAAAGAGATTTAACAATGCACATTTCGGATGGTTGAAATTTGAAACATCAGCCGATGCTATAGTAAACATAAAGGAAGTGCTTGATAAAAATAGAAGTATAATCCGGTTTCTCATCATCAACACTGTTAAAGAATCAACTCTTGCACCACAGCGAGTACTACTTGAGCGTGTAGCTGTGGAAACTCCAAAAAAGGTTACAACACCAATCAAAAAGAATGAACAGGCAAAAGAAAAGAAAACACCAATCTCAGATGAGGAGCTTGATAGAACAATTGAGGAGCTAGTGGTAGAATAA
- the recA gene encoding recombinase RecA: MPKIKTEKKHGLGIDDTIKEIRTKFGDEAIMTLGDRPRVGIDAIPTGSIGLDWALGIGGLPRGRVIEIFGPESSGKTTLALHVIAEAQKKGGICAFIDAEHAMDPEYSKKLGVKTEDLLLSQPDTGEQALEITESLVRSGKIDVIVIDSVAALTPKDEIEGDVGAYHVGKQARLMSQALRKLTAIVGKSKTVVIFINQIRMQIGVMFGNPETTPGGKALKFYTSVRLDIRRIAQIKKGDEVMGGRVRVKVVKNKVAAPFKSTEFDLMYNEGISREGELIALGEKFGVIEKSGSSYSFLPNGKEGEPEKLGRGYDATRVYLKENKKVANQILKEIQKKLV; this comes from the coding sequence ATGCCTAAAATAAAAACAGAAAAAAAGCACGGTTTAGGAATTGACGATACAATAAAAGAAATAAGGACAAAGTTTGGTGATGAGGCAATTATGACACTCGGAGATCGTCCAAGGGTTGGTATTGACGCGATACCTACCGGCTCAATCGGGCTTGATTGGGCACTTGGTATCGGTGGATTGCCACGAGGCAGAGTTATTGAAATTTTCGGACCGGAGTCATCGGGAAAAACAACATTGGCACTTCATGTTATTGCTGAAGCACAAAAAAAAGGTGGTATTTGTGCATTTATAGATGCAGAGCATGCTATGGATCCAGAGTACTCAAAAAAATTAGGAGTCAAAACTGAAGATCTTTTGCTCTCTCAGCCAGACACTGGAGAGCAGGCGCTTGAAATTACAGAGAGCTTAGTACGCTCCGGAAAAATTGATGTGATAGTCATTGATTCGGTAGCAGCACTCACCCCTAAAGATGAGATAGAGGGAGATGTTGGAGCATACCATGTCGGTAAGCAGGCACGACTGATGAGTCAGGCACTTCGCAAATTGACTGCTATTGTCGGAAAATCAAAGACCGTTGTTATTTTTATCAACCAAATCAGAATGCAGATTGGTGTTATGTTCGGCAACCCTGAAACAACACCGGGAGGAAAAGCGTTGAAGTTTTATACTTCTGTTCGACTCGACATCAGACGCATCGCACAAATTAAAAAAGGAGACGAGGTTATGGGTGGCCGAGTGCGAGTCAAAGTGGTAAAAAACAAAGTCGCTGCGCCTTTTAAATCAACAGAATTTGACCTTATGTACAACGAGGGCATTTCACGAGAGGGAGAACTGATCGCACTTGGGGAAAAATTCGGAGTGATAGAAAAATCAGGATCGTCATACAGTTTCCTACCTAACGGTAAAGAGGGTGAGCCAGAAAAGCTTGGGCGCGGATACGACGCTACGAGAGTTTACCTCAAAGAAAACAAAAAAGTGGCTAATCAAATTCTCAAGGAAATACAAAAAAAGCTGGTGTAG
- a CDS encoding TatD family hydrolase, giving the protein MTPKYFDIHSHISFSDFEKDRVAVIERMKDAGVFSITVGVDKKSSQEAVACAKKYNNVYATVGLHPADNTKEAFIEKDYEKLAQHPKVVAIGECGLDYLRIKGDKEEEKKRQKKEFEKQIAFAAKHNKPLMIHCRQAHGDMLDILTEKKQTLGNTLRGNIHFFSESIETAKKYFALDFTISFTGVITFTDDYNEAIKNAPLDMILSETDCPFVAPVPHRRSRNEPVYVREVVKQIANIRGEEYIVVEKALLDNAKRVFSISL; this is encoded by the coding sequence ATGACTCCAAAATATTTTGATATACATTCCCATATTAGTTTCTCTGACTTTGAAAAAGACAGAGTTGCAGTGATAGAACGGATGAAAGATGCTGGTGTTTTTTCCATCACCGTTGGTGTTGACAAGAAAAGTTCGCAAGAGGCAGTTGCGTGTGCTAAGAAGTACAATAATGTGTATGCAACAGTTGGTTTGCACCCAGCTGATAATACAAAAGAAGCATTTATTGAAAAAGATTACGAAAAGCTTGCCCAACATCCGAAAGTGGTGGCAATAGGCGAGTGTGGTCTTGATTATCTTCGCATAAAAGGCGATAAAGAGGAGGAAAAGAAAAGGCAAAAAAAAGAGTTTGAAAAGCAAATTGCATTTGCAGCAAAACACAATAAACCGCTTATGATCCACTGTCGGCAGGCGCACGGCGATATGCTGGACATCTTAACAGAAAAGAAACAAACATTAGGAAACACACTTCGTGGCAATATACATTTTTTCTCTGAAAGCATAGAAACTGCAAAGAAGTATTTTGCGCTTGATTTCACTATTTCTTTTACTGGGGTTATTACCTTCACAGATGACTACAATGAAGCGATAAAGAACGCACCGCTTGATATGATTCTCTCCGAAACCGATTGTCCATTTGTCGCTCCGGTTCCACACCGAAGGTCGCGCAACGAGCCGGTTTATGTAAGAGAAGTAGTAAAACAAATTGCCAATATTCGCGGAGAAGAATACATCGTGGTTGAAAAAGCGCTGCTTGATAATGCAAAAAGAGTTTTTTCTATTTCGCTGTAA
- a CDS encoding single-stranded DNA-binding protein: MYLNKALIIGNLTRDPELRSLPSGVQVATFSVATNRVWKDKEGNKQESAEFHNIVVFGRQAETTAQYLKKGSSVLIEGRLQTRSWESDGVKKYRTEIVADRVQFGPRNAGNEGTQSAGSSSTDTKKSADTIEYPEEDINPDDIPF; the protein is encoded by the coding sequence ATGTATCTCAATAAAGCACTTATTATTGGAAATTTAACCAGAGATCCAGAACTCCGGTCACTCCCCTCAGGAGTGCAGGTTGCTACATTTAGTGTTGCCACCAACCGTGTGTGGAAAGACAAAGAAGGCAACAAGCAGGAAAGTGCAGAATTTCATAACATTGTGGTGTTTGGTAGGCAGGCTGAGACCACAGCACAGTATCTGAAAAAAGGAAGTTCGGTTCTTATAGAAGGAAGGCTCCAGACTAGAAGTTGGGAGAGTGACGGGGTGAAAAAATACCGGACAGAAATTGTTGCAGACCGTGTTCAATTTGGTCCACGAAATGCAGGCAATGAAGGAACACAGAGTGCGGGGAGTAGCAGTACAGATACAAAGAAGTCAGCAGATACAATAGAATATCCAGAAGAAGATATTAATCCTGACGACATTCCGTTTTAA
- a CDS encoding GIY-YIG nuclease family protein, with protein MQYVYILQSKVDKYLYVGCTNNLKKRMILHNSCKIESTRNRIPLTLIYYEAYHNKDDAYEREKYMKTGWGKRYIKKILFNYLHS; from the coding sequence ATGCAATATGTGTATATTTTACAAAGTAAGGTCGATAAGTATTTATATGTTGGATGTACTAATAATTTAAAGAAGCGTATGATATTGCATAATTCATGTAAAATAGAGTCAACGAGAAACCGCATCCCACTTACTTTGATATACTATGAGGCATACCATAACAAGGATGACGCATACGAAAGAGAGAAATATATGAAGACTGGATGGGGAAAGAGATATATAAAGAAGATATTATTTAATTATTTACATAGCTAA
- a CDS encoding elongation factor P has protein sequence MLSYSEVKPKMFIALDGEPYEVLTSSIVKKQRQKPVNQTKLRHMISGNITERAFHQSDKIDTADIDNKKILYLYNNHGEFWFSEIDNPKERFSLKKDVVGIRGKFLKEKTSVEALMFGGNIIGITIPIKVELKVTDAPPAVRGNTAQGGTKQITLENGISVNAPLFINEGDTVCINTETSEYVERVEKK, from the coding sequence ATGCTTAGTTACAGTGAAGTAAAACCTAAAATGTTTATAGCATTAGACGGAGAACCGTACGAGGTGCTCACTTCAAGTATTGTCAAAAAACAGCGGCAAAAGCCGGTTAATCAAACCAAGCTTAGACACATGATAAGTGGCAACATCACCGAACGAGCGTTTCACCAGTCAGATAAAATTGATACTGCTGACATAGATAACAAAAAAATATTATATTTATACAATAATCATGGCGAATTTTGGTTTTCTGAAATTGATAATCCAAAAGAACGGTTTAGTTTGAAGAAAGATGTTGTGGGAATCCGTGGAAAATTTCTAAAAGAAAAAACATCTGTTGAAGCTCTCATGTTTGGAGGAAACATTATCGGAATTACAATCCCAATCAAAGTAGAGTTGAAAGTAACCGACGCGCCACCTGCGGTGCGTGGCAATACCGCGCAAGGCGGTACTAAGCAAATCACGCTTGAAAACGGCATATCCGTAAACGCCCCGTTGTTTATAAATGAAGGAGACACTGTGTGCATCAACACCGAAACCAGTGAATACGTAGAGCGAGTTGAGAAGAAATAA
- a CDS encoding 30S ribosomal protein S18 produces the protein MTKCYFAKHNIKHIDYKDIDILRKFLNPHARMLSRKKTGVSAGSQRKLARAIKRARFMALLPFVER, from the coding sequence ATGACAAAATGCTATTTCGCAAAACATAATATCAAACATATTGACTACAAAGATATAGATATTCTCAGGAAGTTTTTAAATCCTCACGCAAGAATGCTTTCTCGAAAAAAGACAGGTGTCAGCGCAGGGAGTCAGCGCAAACTCGCTCGCGCGATCAAACGCGCTCGCTTTATGGCACTCCTGCCATTTGTTGAACGCTAG